The Nocardioides panzhihuensis genome has a segment encoding these proteins:
- a CDS encoding cupin domain-containing protein, whose translation MATKSDVDQIQVDQIQPSTTRDGESYVSHRDDVHFTMTGDFMTGVDFWTHATGETTQGQLIVIETNWVRGTEPVWHIHHREEEGFFVMSGEIKIHTEEGSHSAGAGQFVWGRKDQRHTYEVVGEEARILVIFVPGPDSNGFEPGGGIDKYFYEARNRELRTPEQLTAEVENLKTNYGLEMFPEIPHPRDL comes from the coding sequence ATGGCCACCAAGTCCGATGTCGACCAGATTCAGGTCGACCAGATTCAGCCGTCGACAACCCGCGACGGAGAGAGCTACGTCTCCCACCGCGACGATGTGCACTTCACCATGACCGGCGACTTCATGACCGGCGTGGACTTCTGGACCCACGCCACCGGGGAGACCACCCAGGGCCAGCTGATCGTCATCGAGACGAACTGGGTTCGCGGGACCGAGCCGGTCTGGCACATCCACCACCGCGAGGAGGAGGGCTTCTTCGTGATGAGCGGCGAGATCAAGATCCACACCGAAGAGGGGTCCCACAGCGCCGGCGCCGGACAGTTCGTCTGGGGCCGCAAGGACCAGCGACACACCTACGAGGTCGTGGGCGAGGAGGCCCGAATCCTCGTGATCTTCGTGCCCGGACCCGACAGCAACGGCTTCGAGCCCGGAGGCGGCATCGACAAATACTTCTACGAAGCCCGCAACCGAGAGCTGCGCACCCCCGAGCAACTCACCGCCGAGGTCGAGAACCTCAAGACCAACTACGGACTCGAGATGTTCCCCGAGATCCCCCACCCCCGAGACCTCTAA
- a CDS encoding metal ABC transporter permease: MSGDLTFLDLVLEPLQYEFVVRALATTVIASILCAVLSCWLVLVGWSLMGDAVSHAVLPGVVLAYVIGIPFAIGALVFGVIAVVAIGAISTTSRVKEDAAIGIVFSTLFALGLVLISVTPSQTDLNHIIFGNILGVSTTDLIQIGGLAAIGLVLLFMKRRDLTLYAFDPIHCHALGISTRRLQALLLGMLALTAVVSLQVVGVILVVAMLIIPGATAYLLTDRFSRMLLIAPAISATCAVVGIYVSYWIDAASGGLVVVTQGVFFFLVYLLSPRHGLVVKLTSSTRRIGTSPVIAEGSEWVVAPGEASATSLAESATQHQEGWGDTRPV; this comes from the coding sequence GTGAGCGGCGACCTGACTTTTCTCGATCTCGTTCTTGAGCCGCTCCAGTACGAGTTCGTGGTCCGCGCTTTGGCGACCACCGTTATCGCCTCAATTTTGTGTGCCGTGTTGTCGTGCTGGCTGGTCTTGGTTGGCTGGTCGCTCATGGGGGATGCCGTCTCCCATGCGGTCCTGCCCGGTGTCGTGCTCGCTTATGTCATCGGAATCCCGTTCGCGATCGGCGCGCTCGTGTTCGGCGTCATCGCCGTCGTTGCCATCGGCGCGATCTCGACAACCAGTCGCGTCAAGGAGGACGCTGCGATCGGGATCGTCTTCAGCACGTTGTTCGCGCTCGGTCTCGTCCTCATTTCGGTCACCCCGAGCCAGACAGACCTCAACCACATCATCTTCGGAAACATCCTGGGTGTCTCGACAACAGACCTGATCCAGATCGGCGGCTTGGCGGCGATCGGGCTGGTTCTTCTGTTCATGAAACGGCGGGACCTCACGCTCTACGCCTTTGACCCGATCCATTGCCACGCACTAGGGATCTCCACGCGACGTCTCCAGGCCCTGCTTCTCGGCATGCTCGCCCTCACCGCGGTGGTGTCACTCCAGGTCGTCGGGGTGATCCTCGTGGTCGCCATGCTCATCATCCCCGGGGCGACCGCGTACCTCCTCACCGATCGGTTCAGCCGGATGCTTCTCATCGCACCCGCAATTTCGGCGACATGCGCGGTCGTCGGGATCTACGTCAGCTATTGGATCGACGCCGCCTCCGGGGGACTCGTTGTGGTCACGCAGGGAGTCTTCTTCTTCCTCGTGTATCTCCTGAGCCCTCGTCACGGACTCGTCGTCAAACTGACAAGTTCAACGCGACGAATCGGCACGTCGCCCGTGATCGCCGAAGGCTCTGAATGGGTCGTAGCGCCCGGAGAGGCGTCCGCAACGAGCTTGGCAGAGTCCGCGACACAGCATCAGGAGGGATGGGGAGACACCCGACCAGTGTGA
- a CDS encoding metal ABC transporter substrate-binding protein: MQRTTDPGRRPRTSCVFLVLLLVTLSSGCVALDDRRAGPDRPMVLTTFTVLEDIAENVAGDRLRVDSITKVGAEIHGYEPTPRDVAKASEADLILDNGLNLEAWFGQFVESVDVPHVVVSDGVEVLDITEDANAGKPNPHAWMSALNAQIYVDNMVAAFSDLEPAYSAEFAENGEAYKRKLEELHQKMINKLDSLPDNERALVSCEGAFSYLARDSGLREKYIWPVNAEQQATPQQITSAIEFVKTNEVPAVFCESTVSDKPMQQVVRATDASFGGTLYVDSLSESDGPVPTYLDLIRHDADTIVAALTGGAE, translated from the coding sequence ATGCAGCGCACTACGGACCCTGGCCGACGGCCACGCACCAGTTGCGTGTTCCTCGTCTTGCTACTTGTCACGCTCAGTTCTGGGTGTGTAGCACTCGATGATCGAAGGGCGGGCCCTGACCGCCCGATGGTGCTGACAACTTTCACCGTGCTCGAGGACATCGCAGAGAACGTGGCAGGCGACCGACTGCGGGTCGATTCGATCACCAAGGTTGGTGCGGAGATTCACGGCTATGAGCCGACGCCGCGCGATGTTGCTAAGGCGTCGGAGGCCGACCTGATCCTGGACAATGGCCTGAATCTGGAGGCCTGGTTCGGGCAGTTCGTCGAGTCGGTCGATGTTCCGCATGTCGTGGTCTCCGATGGCGTTGAAGTTTTGGACATCACCGAGGACGCCAACGCGGGCAAGCCCAATCCACACGCGTGGATGAGTGCGCTCAACGCGCAGATCTACGTCGACAACATGGTCGCCGCCTTCTCAGATCTGGAGCCGGCATACAGCGCGGAGTTCGCTGAGAACGGTGAGGCGTACAAGCGAAAGCTTGAGGAGTTGCACCAGAAGATGATCAACAAGCTGGACTCTTTGCCTGACAACGAACGAGCGCTGGTTTCCTGCGAGGGTGCGTTCTCGTACCTCGCCCGAGACTCTGGCCTGAGGGAGAAGTACATCTGGCCGGTCAACGCTGAGCAGCAGGCCACCCCGCAGCAGATCACGTCTGCGATCGAGTTCGTCAAGACCAACGAGGTGCCAGCGGTGTTCTGCGAGTCGACGGTGTCGGACAAACCCATGCAACAGGTCGTCCGCGCGACGGATGCATCGTTTGGCGGGACGCTGTACGTCGACTCCTTGTCCGAGTCCGACGGACCGGTCCCGACGTACCTCGATCTGATCCGGCACGATGCTGACACAATCGTCGCGGCATTGACTGGTGGTGCAGAGTGA
- a CDS encoding metal ABC transporter ATP-binding protein: protein MSAIEVDHLVVRYGEVCALDDATLRVGEGRVTALIGMNGSGKSTLFKAIMGLVRPDSGEVRVGGSSPSAARRRGLVTYVPQDEAVDWNFPVSVREVVMMGRYGHQGSARRPRRADHIAVADALARVGLTDKADRQIGQLSGGQKKRAFVARGIAQDARILLLDEPFAGVDKRSEATITRLLRELAASGRTVFISTHDLHGVRQLADDAVLLKRHVLLHGPVDEVVQPDHLALTFGLDPRDLGAGKDLGDLDGVM, encoded by the coding sequence ATGTCGGCGATCGAGGTGGATCACCTGGTTGTTCGTTACGGAGAAGTGTGCGCCCTCGACGATGCGACCCTACGGGTCGGCGAGGGGCGGGTGACGGCGCTGATCGGGATGAACGGATCCGGAAAGTCGACCCTGTTCAAGGCGATCATGGGCCTCGTTCGACCCGATTCCGGTGAAGTCAGGGTCGGGGGCTCGTCTCCGAGCGCCGCACGTCGTCGCGGCCTCGTCACCTATGTCCCTCAGGACGAAGCAGTGGACTGGAACTTTCCCGTCTCCGTACGCGAAGTAGTGATGATGGGGCGCTATGGCCATCAAGGCTCCGCCCGGCGCCCGCGCCGGGCGGACCACATCGCTGTGGCAGATGCCCTCGCCCGCGTAGGGCTGACCGACAAAGCCGATCGACAGATTGGCCAGCTGTCCGGCGGCCAGAAGAAGCGTGCATTCGTGGCGCGAGGTATCGCCCAGGATGCTCGCATCCTTCTGCTCGACGAGCCATTCGCCGGAGTCGACAAGCGCTCCGAAGCCACCATCACCCGGCTCCTGCGAGAACTAGCCGCTAGCGGCCGGACGGTCTTCATCTCGACCCACGACCTACACGGGGTTCGACAACTCGCCGACGACGCGGTGCTGCTCAAGCGCCATGTGCTCCTGCACGGACCGGTCGATGAAGTGGTACAGCCCGATCATCTTGCCCTGACGTTCGGGCTTGACCCGCGCGACCTTGGCGCCGGCAAGGACCTAGGCGACCTGGACGGTGTGATGTGA
- a CDS encoding CoA-acylating methylmalonate-semialdehyde dehydrogenase, with the protein MTTTGIQFETVPHWIDGAPADSAAAEQVEIVDPATGHAVRTVGLGGADLVDKAVASARNAAESWASTPTPARATILLAFRSLLLEHSEEIASIITAEQGKTLADARGEVARSVEAVEVAASAVQQLKGEYAEQVANGVDTYSFRQPLGVCAGITPFNFPVMVPVSMFAAAIACGNSFVLKPSERVPSASVRMAQLLAEAGLPAGVFNVVHGGVDAVNALIDHPDVAAVSFVGSTPVAREIYRRSAEAGKKVQALGGANNHLVVMPDADLDAAADALVSAAFGAAGQRCMAVPVAVVVGDVADQVVAKTAQRAEAFTTGPGNAEGSDMGPLISEAALERVRSALDTAGSQGGTVVVDGRAIDSRGEGHFVGPSLVDHVQVDSDLYQDEIFGPVLSVVRVDDLDEALRVVNASPYGNGASIFTSSGAASRHFAHHVQAGSVGVNVPIPVPISWFGFGGWGDSRFGDDGLNYDAYRFYTRSKVVTQRWTEPSRGVTPNFVAAGSQ; encoded by the coding sequence GTGACTACAACCGGTATTCAGTTCGAAACAGTTCCACACTGGATCGACGGTGCTCCCGCAGATTCGGCTGCCGCGGAACAGGTCGAGATCGTCGACCCAGCAACGGGCCATGCAGTTCGGACCGTCGGACTGGGAGGCGCTGATCTTGTTGACAAGGCCGTCGCTAGCGCACGAAACGCAGCGGAATCCTGGGCGTCGACTCCGACCCCGGCCCGGGCAACGATTCTCCTCGCATTTCGCAGTCTATTGCTGGAACATAGCGAGGAGATCGCCTCGATAATCACCGCGGAACAAGGAAAGACACTCGCTGACGCGAGGGGCGAAGTGGCTCGTTCCGTCGAAGCGGTCGAGGTTGCGGCGTCTGCGGTCCAGCAGTTGAAGGGCGAGTACGCGGAGCAGGTCGCCAATGGCGTCGATACATATTCCTTTCGCCAACCGCTCGGAGTATGCGCTGGCATCACTCCGTTCAACTTCCCCGTGATGGTCCCGGTGTCAATGTTTGCGGCCGCGATCGCTTGCGGCAATTCATTCGTGCTCAAGCCAAGCGAGAGAGTGCCATCAGCTTCCGTGCGCATGGCTCAGCTCCTTGCTGAGGCGGGCCTCCCAGCGGGTGTCTTCAACGTCGTGCATGGGGGCGTCGATGCAGTGAACGCGCTGATCGACCACCCTGACGTGGCAGCCGTGTCCTTCGTTGGCTCCACTCCCGTCGCGCGTGAGATCTATCGCCGCTCTGCCGAAGCCGGCAAGAAGGTGCAGGCATTGGGCGGAGCGAACAATCACTTGGTCGTGATGCCCGACGCCGACCTGGACGCGGCAGCGGATGCCTTGGTATCGGCGGCATTCGGAGCCGCAGGTCAACGATGCATGGCTGTACCGGTGGCGGTCGTCGTTGGCGACGTTGCCGACCAGGTCGTTGCGAAGACAGCACAACGAGCCGAAGCGTTCACGACCGGCCCGGGCAACGCGGAGGGTTCTGACATGGGCCCACTCATCTCGGAGGCTGCGCTCGAACGGGTCCGCAGCGCACTGGACACAGCAGGAAGCCAAGGTGGAACGGTCGTCGTGGACGGTCGGGCAATTGATTCCCGCGGGGAGGGGCACTTCGTTGGGCCGAGCCTCGTCGACCACGTACAGGTCGACAGCGATCTCTATCAGGACGAGATCTTCGGCCCGGTCCTCAGCGTGGTCCGCGTTGACGATCTTGACGAGGCACTCCGAGTTGTCAACGCCAGTCCATACGGAAATGGTGCGTCGATCTTCACCTCCAGTGGAGCAGCGAGCCGCCACTTCGCGCATCATGTGCAGGCAGGAAGCGTCGGTGTCAACGTGCCGATTCCAGTGCCGATCTCGTGGTTCGGCTTCGGCGGGTGGGGTGATTCGCGCTTCGGCGATGATGGTTTGAATTACGACGCCTACCGCTTCTACACCAGGTCCAAGGTGGTCACCCAGCGCTGGACGGAACCCAGCAGGGGCGTCACGCCGAACTTTGTCGCGGCCGGGAGCCAGTGA
- a CDS encoding VOC family protein has translation MPDQTAGSESSVSAQFPRLDHVGIMVRNLEASSNEWQRRFGLSISSTFEAPALNIRASFFALASATIELFTIDEPTALSDALGHESAKIDHIALRFDKSLGEVDLRGCTIRGPGRPDRIDGPFQIAGSDHVWTEPPGIDVLLQLIAPGTAELQGHDQSS, from the coding sequence ATGCCTGATCAAACAGCTGGCTCCGAGAGCAGCGTCTCGGCCCAGTTCCCACGGCTTGATCATGTAGGAATCATGGTTCGCAACCTGGAGGCGTCCTCGAACGAGTGGCAGAGAAGATTCGGACTTTCCATCTCTTCCACGTTCGAAGCTCCCGCGCTCAATATTCGTGCATCCTTCTTCGCCTTAGCATCGGCCACCATCGAACTTTTCACTATCGATGAACCGACGGCACTGTCGGATGCACTCGGGCACGAATCGGCGAAGATCGATCATATTGCTCTCAGGTTCGACAAGTCTCTAGGCGAGGTCGACCTAAGGGGGTGCACTATTCGCGGACCTGGCCGCCCAGATCGGATCGATGGGCCGTTCCAGATCGCCGGCTCGGATCATGTATGGACCGAACCTCCGGGGATCGACGTTCTTCTACAGCTCATCGCCCCGGGAACCGCCGAACTTCAGGGACATGATCAAAGCAGTTAA
- a CDS encoding DUF3237 family protein, giving the protein MKLVPEFSYTAELAAPQIVGPGPYGLRQVLPVTGGTVTGDRLSGQAAIGGGDWLLAGDDGFGRLDVRAQFITNDGAVIYMSYEGLVEVTEAAEAALTGGESSTNFGDHYFVTTPRLECGDPRYSWVNQTIFVGQGRITPGPVIEFQVFRVALQ; this is encoded by the coding sequence GTGAAGCTTGTTCCAGAATTCTCCTACACCGCAGAGTTGGCTGCGCCGCAAATCGTCGGCCCCGGGCCGTACGGCCTTCGGCAGGTTCTTCCCGTCACAGGTGGAACCGTGACCGGGGATCGCCTCAGCGGCCAGGCGGCGATCGGCGGCGGGGACTGGCTGCTTGCCGGCGACGACGGCTTCGGGCGACTGGACGTGCGTGCGCAGTTCATTACCAATGACGGCGCTGTCATCTACATGAGCTATGAGGGACTGGTAGAGGTCACCGAAGCAGCCGAAGCCGCGCTCACCGGGGGCGAGTCGAGCACCAACTTCGGCGATCACTACTTCGTCACGACGCCTAGGCTCGAGTGCGGTGACCCCAGGTACAGCTGGGTCAACCAGACGATCTTCGTGGGCCAGGGCCGCATCACACCTGGCCCGGTGATCGAATTCCAGGTCTTCCGCGTCGCCCTTCAGTAG
- a CDS encoding nuclear transport factor 2 family protein, whose amino-acid sequence MSTQAENRKVVDGFWGDLEGGPPTGAELEKWKSWFADDAVWEMPFAPEPLATSVPGAALIGHFVDWFFESVPDLAIDSLVVHDTTDPELFILELHGKATVKQNGNIYANTYCTHMRIRDGKVILMREYFDPNVVEQAFGTELIAEGMSKVMAAAGLEVSQ is encoded by the coding sequence GTGAGTACGCAAGCAGAGAACCGCAAGGTGGTAGATGGTTTCTGGGGCGATCTTGAAGGTGGACCGCCGACCGGAGCAGAACTCGAGAAGTGGAAGAGCTGGTTCGCGGATGACGCAGTGTGGGAGATGCCCTTTGCGCCAGAGCCGCTCGCGACGTCAGTCCCTGGCGCTGCGCTCATCGGCCACTTCGTCGACTGGTTCTTCGAGTCTGTGCCCGACCTGGCCATCGACTCGCTGGTCGTCCACGACACGACCGATCCCGAACTGTTCATCCTCGAACTTCACGGCAAGGCGACGGTGAAGCAGAACGGGAACATCTACGCGAACACCTACTGCACGCACATGCGGATTCGAGACGGCAAGGTCATCTTGATGCGCGAATACTTCGACCCGAACGTCGTCGAGCAAGCATTCGGTACAGAACTCATCGCCGAAGGCATGTCCAAGGTAATGGCCGCCGCTGGCCTGGAGGTATCCCAGTGA
- a CDS encoding mycofactocin-coupled SDR family oxidoreductase, translating to MGRMDGKVALVTGAARGMGRAHAVRLAEEGADILALDCPQDTGLPYATATAEDLQITVKEVESFGRRIIAHEGDVRKQSSLDKLVAEGVKAFGGLDVAVANAGIWTVQPFADISEDEFSAVLDVNITGVWRTLKAVTPAMKERGGGSIVVTSSGNGVEGSPHYAHYVASKHGVIGVAKSAALEFGQYGIRVNILLPGPTDTPALDWQGGYDLCSGKGPGQGVKADLEGAKYWSVLRDVGLLPPRAMSEAVLWLASDDSRWTTGLEMLVDGGHMLMPGLNMAKMAADQQQ from the coding sequence ATGGGACGAATGGACGGAAAGGTTGCCCTGGTCACCGGGGCAGCGCGTGGAATGGGGCGGGCACATGCAGTACGACTCGCCGAGGAGGGCGCCGATATTCTCGCCCTCGACTGTCCCCAAGACACCGGGCTTCCGTACGCGACTGCAACGGCTGAGGATCTCCAGATCACAGTGAAAGAGGTCGAGTCATTCGGCCGACGGATCATCGCGCACGAGGGCGATGTCCGAAAGCAGTCCTCGCTCGACAAGCTTGTCGCTGAAGGCGTGAAAGCGTTTGGCGGTCTGGATGTAGCCGTCGCGAACGCTGGGATCTGGACGGTTCAGCCGTTCGCCGACATTTCCGAGGACGAGTTCTCGGCCGTGCTCGACGTCAACATCACCGGCGTCTGGCGAACGCTGAAGGCTGTCACTCCGGCGATGAAGGAGCGTGGCGGCGGTTCGATCGTGGTGACGTCCTCCGGAAACGGCGTGGAGGGATCACCGCACTACGCGCACTACGTGGCTTCGAAGCACGGCGTCATCGGGGTTGCGAAGAGCGCAGCACTCGAGTTCGGACAGTACGGGATCCGGGTGAACATCCTGCTCCCGGGCCCGACCGACACCCCCGCGCTGGACTGGCAGGGCGGGTACGACCTGTGTTCAGGCAAGGGCCCCGGTCAGGGCGTGAAGGCAGATCTCGAAGGCGCCAAGTACTGGTCGGTCCTGCGTGACGTCGGGCTGCTCCCGCCGCGCGCGATGAGCGAGGCCGTGCTCTGGCTGGCATCCGACGACTCCCGTTGGACGACGGGGCTCGAGATGCTGGTTGATGGCGGCCACATGCTCATGCCCGGGTTGAACATGGCGAAGATGGCCGCCGACCAACAGCAGTAG
- a CDS encoding TetR/AcrR family transcriptional regulator has protein sequence MVASFSNGLSGAEPRAGRRNLKGDMREQAILECAYEALRKEPMRTISIDRLAKGAGLSRSSFYFYFESKWQVLSALLSSVTDDVFIASSMIFDRPEGISPEAAIEHAVSEVVDVWERHGHVLREVGDAAAAEPALQAQWDRILGRFIDAAAAAIERDRSAGVALDGPPARALAAALMWMGERNLGLMTMRSANAIPVDEIVETTTTVWLRTVFGLEYRGGSARS, from the coding sequence ATGGTGGCTTCGTTTTCCAACGGTCTCAGTGGTGCTGAACCTCGGGCTGGTAGGCGGAATCTCAAGGGCGACATGCGGGAGCAGGCGATCCTTGAGTGTGCCTATGAGGCCTTGCGCAAGGAGCCGATGCGGACGATCTCGATTGATCGCCTCGCGAAGGGCGCTGGTTTATCACGGTCTTCTTTCTACTTCTATTTCGAGTCCAAGTGGCAGGTTCTCTCGGCGCTTTTGTCGAGCGTAACTGACGATGTGTTCATTGCGTCGTCAATGATTTTTGATCGACCGGAAGGGATCTCTCCGGAGGCGGCGATAGAACATGCCGTATCTGAGGTCGTGGACGTGTGGGAGAGGCATGGTCACGTGCTTCGGGAGGTTGGTGACGCCGCAGCGGCGGAGCCGGCGCTGCAGGCACAGTGGGATCGAATTCTGGGCCGGTTCATCGACGCCGCTGCAGCGGCTATTGAACGTGACCGTTCTGCGGGCGTTGCCCTGGACGGGCCGCCGGCTCGTGCTTTGGCGGCGGCGCTGATGTGGATGGGCGAGAGAAATCTTGGTTTGATGACCATGCGTAGCGCGAATGCTATTCCGGTGGACGAGATCGTCGAAACGACGACGACCGTGTGGCTCAGAACCGTATTTGGTCTTGAATACCGGGGAGGATCGGCCAGGAGCTGA